The following nucleotide sequence is from Rhodothermales bacterium.
GGGCTCGACTACGTGGTGGCCGGCATCGTTCAGAATCTCGATGTAGAATTGCCGATGATCGTGAGCCTGGATCCGCTGGCTTTCGATGACGTGCGCGTCACCGATTTCGACGTGCTGCTGGCACGCGGCGACGTCGGACTGTCCAACGTTCAGGAGGTGAACTTCGCAGTGGGTATGCCCGTTCCGGGACTCGGAACGCTTGGACGTGGATACGTCGCGGCAGACGCGACGGTCAATGGCCGAACCTATCGCGTCGCCACGTCACATTTCGAGTCTGAAGTGCAGGAGATCCGAATGGCGCAGGCGCAGGAGCTCATGAGCGATCTTCAGTCGTCTCCGTATCCGGTGGTTGTGATGGGCGACCTGAACACGGAGGCGCCAGAAGGAGCGACGTACGGAATGTTTATGGAAGACGATTTCATAGACACCTGGGATCGAAACCAGCTTCCACACGCCGGACCCGGGTTCACGTGCTGCCATCACGGAAGCCTGATCGGTACGAGCCGCATACCCGACAAGAGGATCGACCTTGTTCTCTTCCGATCGACGAAGACGAAGCACGGAAATGGCGGCCTTGGTTCCGTCTTTGTGGAAGTGGTCGGTGAGTCGCCGGCAGATAGAACGCAATCGGGCATGTGGGCGTCCGACCACGACGGCGTAGTGGCGTCGCTGCGCGTTCCGAACTAACGTCTGACAAGCCGCTGACGGGCCCACGAAAGCCGTCACGGGGCCCGTCAATGACACAAATTGGGTCCGTCACTGTATCTTTGAGTGACGGACCCTCACGGGGTGTCTCTGATGGACGTCTCTACTGCACTTCTTTCGCTTCGCTCGCGTCTTGTCGGGCCTGCCTCCTGGGAAGCCGACGAGGGCTTCAAGGACGTTCTGCGCATCATCAACCGGCGCGGAATGCTGGCGGCCGGCACGTTGACGGTTATTGCCGTCGCTCTGTATCTCGCCGTCAACGCGCTCGTGCTCGGCAAACAACCGGTGTGGGTCTATCCCAGCGATCCGGTCATTGCCGCGACAAGCATGATGTTGTGGGACAAACTGATGGTGTTGGCTTCCGGTCTTCTTTTTCTCTTTCTGTATCGAGCGGACGCGGATCTGCGATGGGGACGTTTCGGAGCCGCAGCGGTTGTAATTGTGCTGTCAGTCGCAAGTGTTTTTGACGACGTCAGCGGCACGGGGAATACTGTGACGTCCGCGGTCTATCCCACACTATTCCTGCTCGTGGCATCCGGCACGATTCCGTTTCGCCCTTTGCAAATGCTGTTTGTAGCGGTCGGCACGTTCGGAGTTGTCACGGTCTCGGAGATCGTTTTCCCGGTGATGCTTGGTGTGTCCGTCACCGGAATGCCGGTGGAACAGGTTCCATTCATGGTCATCGCGGCCGCCATGCTGACGGGAATCACGATGCTCCTGTACGGCACGCGTTACGACCAGTATCGAGCGCGTGCAGCCGCGCAGCGTCTGACCTCGGAGCTCGAGCGCCATTCTCACGAACTCGAGGAAGCAAAAGCCCGTACCGAGGAACAGGCGGCCAGGCTGGTCGAAGTGGAGCACATGAAAGACCGTTTTTTCGCCAACATCAGTCATGAATTTCGAACGCCGCTTACGTTGATCATGGGCCCCGTCGACGATGCGCTCGAAGGGGCTTACGGCGACGTTCACCCTCCTCTGGCGAGCATGCTAACAAGCGTCCGGAATAGCTCCCGGCGTTTACTCGGACTCGTCAACGACCTGCTCGACCTGTCAAAGGTCGACGCGGGTGCGATACGGCTTCGTATCGAAGAGCACGACCTGGTGTCTTTCCTGAAACCAGTCGTGCACAACTTCACAGATGTGGCGGGACGCCGGAAGATCATCTTGACCTGTGAGAGCACTGAAGATGAACTGCCGGCGAGCTTCGACCCGGGCGCGTTGGAGAAAGTCATCTACAATCTCGTTTCGAACGCGATAAAATTCGCCCCCGATGGAGGAGCCGTCAAGGTCAGTCTGGACGCGCTACAGACGCGCAGGGGAAGGCAGGCGCGGGTGACCGTCAAGGACAACGGACCGGGGATTACTCGAGAGCAGGTCAGCCTGATCTGGGATCGCTTCCATCGGATTGAGAGGGATGGATCGTCAGAGGGAACGGGAATCGGGCTCGCGCTCGTCAAAGAGCTCGTCGAACTGCATGGTGGCGAAGTGGCCGTCAAGAGCGATGTCGGATTCGGAAGCGAGTTCACCGTCGATCTGCCACTGGCTTCGTACCCGGACGTCCGCAGAGCCGCCGACTCTACCTATGACGTGGCGCCCGCGTCGGATCCGGATGAGATTGGATCATTTTCATATTCGGACGACTCTCCCGAAGCCTCTGCTACGGCGCCGATCGTTCTCGTTGTAGACAACGACGACGAAATCCGGGCGTATGTGAGGAGACATCTGAAAGGTTTGTACCGGGTGCGAGAAGCGGAAGATGGTCTTCAGGCGCTGGAGTCTATTCACGAAGAACGTCCGGCACTGATCATCAGTGACGTGATGATGCCACGCATGGACGGTTTCGAGCTGTGTCGCAAGGTGAAGGGTGACGCGGAGTTCGCCGAGATTCCTGTCGTCT
It contains:
- a CDS encoding response regulator; amino-acid sequence: MDVSTALLSLRSRLVGPASWEADEGFKDVLRIINRRGMLAAGTLTVIAVALYLAVNALVLGKQPVWVYPSDPVIAATSMMLWDKLMVLASGLLFLFLYRADADLRWGRFGAAAVVIVLSVASVFDDVSGTGNTVTSAVYPTLFLLVASGTIPFRPLQMLFVAVGTFGVVTVSEIVFPVMLGVSVTGMPVEQVPFMVIAAAMLTGITMLLYGTRYDQYRARAAAQRLTSELERHSHELEEAKARTEEQAARLVEVEHMKDRFFANISHEFRTPLTLIMGPVDDALEGAYGDVHPPLASMLTSVRNSSRRLLGLVNDLLDLSKVDAGAIRLRIEEHDLVSFLKPVVHNFTDVAGRRKIILTCESTEDELPASFDPGALEKVIYNLVSNAIKFAPDGGAVKVSLDALQTRRGRQARVTVKDNGPGITREQVSLIWDRFHRIERDGSSEGTGIGLALVKELVELHGGEVAVKSDVGFGSEFTVDLPLASYPDVRRAADSTYDVAPASDPDEIGSFSYSDDSPEASATAPIVLVVDNDDEIRAYVRRHLKGLYRVREAEDGLQALESIHEERPALIISDVMMPRMDGFELCRKVKGDAEFAEIPVVLLTARADEAGQMEGLHAGADDYIPKPFSSAALVARVENLIEMRRILRVRYMEGVVEPSPIDVPSVDQSFMERVKNTVEEHIGDTHFGVDWLADEVGLSARQLQRRIRGITRLTAAGYIRLMRLKRAAQLFSRQAGNVSEVAYAVGYGDAAYFSRLFKQTFGVLPSEFIEQEALRDREQPDTTPVA